One window from the genome of Hyphomonas neptunium ATCC 15444 encodes:
- a CDS encoding acetyl-CoA carboxylase carboxyltransferase subunit alpha, which produces MATYLEFEKPIAELDAKIAELEALAARKDGPLISDELAKLKTKSVKQLKQIYSELNAWRVTQVARHPDRPHLSDFINTIFEDFEELAGDRVFGNDEAIIGGLARFKGRSVVVIGHEKGRTTEKRLKHNFGMAHPEGYRKAVRLMDLAEKFNIPVLSFPDTAGAYPGKGGEERGQAEAIARGTQRGLSLGVPFVTLIIGEGMSGGAIGIAAANRVLMMEYAIYSVISPEGCASILYRDATKAKDAAEAMGITAPELLRHKIVDGIVKEPVGGAHRDPQRAMASAAKAIDAVLQELEGMSPAELRAQRRERFYAIGREGL; this is translated from the coding sequence ATGGCAACCTATCTCGAATTTGAAAAACCGATTGCGGAGCTGGACGCGAAGATCGCGGAGCTTGAAGCGCTTGCCGCTCGCAAGGATGGCCCGTTGATCAGCGATGAGCTGGCGAAGCTGAAGACCAAGTCGGTCAAACAGCTCAAGCAGATTTATTCCGAGCTGAACGCCTGGCGGGTGACGCAGGTGGCGCGCCACCCGGACCGGCCGCATCTTTCGGACTTCATCAACACCATCTTCGAGGATTTCGAGGAGCTGGCGGGTGACCGCGTGTTCGGCAATGACGAGGCCATCATTGGCGGTCTTGCCCGGTTCAAGGGGCGCTCGGTGGTAGTCATCGGCCATGAGAAGGGCCGCACGACCGAGAAACGCCTGAAGCACAATTTCGGCATGGCCCACCCCGAGGGCTACCGGAAGGCCGTGCGCCTGATGGATCTGGCCGAGAAGTTCAACATCCCGGTCCTTTCCTTCCCCGATACGGCGGGCGCCTATCCCGGCAAGGGCGGCGAAGAACGCGGCCAGGCAGAGGCGATTGCGCGGGGCACACAGCGCGGGCTGTCGCTGGGCGTGCCGTTTGTGACGCTGATCATCGGCGAGGGCATGTCCGGCGGGGCCATCGGCATTGCGGCGGCAAACCGCGTGTTGATGATGGAATATGCAATTTATTCAGTGATCTCGCCGGAGGGCTGCGCGTCGATCCTCTATCGCGACGCGACCAAGGCGAAGGACGCGGCCGAGGCGATGGGCATTACCGCGCCGGAGCTGCTGCGCCACAAGATCGTCGACGGCATCGTCAAGGAGCCGGTCGGCGGGGCGCACCGGGACCCGCAACGGGCGATGGCGTCGGCCGCCAAGGCGATTGACGCTGTGCTTCAGGAGCTGGAGGGCATGTCGCCCGCCGAGCTGCGGGCGCAGCGGCGGGAGCGGTTCTATGCCATTGGCCGTGAGGGCCTTTAA